The following proteins come from a genomic window of Megalops cyprinoides isolate fMegCyp1 chromosome 6, fMegCyp1.pri, whole genome shotgun sequence:
- the LOC118779808 gene encoding zinc finger protein PLAGL2-like, which produces MASAATDASRQITAVTPERKQRQLIDRLRSERERERERDGSEYELCGGLCGSQERLHPQACCGVGEKPLRCSYPPCSKAFVSKYKLLRHMATHSSQKTHQCSFCEKMFHRKDHLKNHLQTHDPNKEAFKCKECGKSYNTKLGYKRHAAMHAAASGDLTCKVCLQSYESTPHLLEHLKSHSGKTPGGAKEKKHPCDHCDRRFYTRKDVRRHMVVHTGRKDFLCQFCAQRFGRKDHLTRHVKKSHSQELLKIKAEAQDVPPRPIKEELSPVICMATGPLPMGLYGPHLQATPTSGAPYHSLVPGSLSPAMAMGCHMEPPTSLHQHHHHPRHHPFHSPHTPPPLHQHQHQHQHQSGSTSYLKMEMESFLMDLQSGLSGSTLAEPAGTPSPPRGVLDLPQALQGEMPKSPAPITESLCATSMDMSHLMGFLPLNLPPYSAPLSTGGLAMSYSTSSSSSSSSSHGAELHAASLTSLQPQPQDPQGLGGASLHPPPSVFSSSTTLPRFHQAFQ; this is translated from the exons AAGCAACGGCAGCTCATCGACAGGCTGCGATCagagagagaacgggagagagagagggacggcAGTGAGTACGAGTTGTGTGGCGGTCTCTGCGGCTCGCAGGAGAGGCTCCACCCCCAGGCCTGCTGCGGAGTGGGAGAGAAACCCTTGCGTTGCTCCTACCCACCCTGCTCCAAGGCCTTCGTCTCCAAGTACAAACTCCTCAG GCATATGGCCACACACTCCTCGCAGAAGACCCACCAGTGCTCCTTCTGCGAGAAGATGTTCCACCGCAAGGACCACCTGAAGAACCACCTGCAGACCCACGACCCCAACAAAGAGGCCTTCAAGTGCAAGGAGTGCGGAAAGAGCTACAACACCAAGCTGGGCTACAAGCGGCACGCGGCCATGCACGCCGCGGCCAGCGGCGACCTCACCTGCAAGGTGTGCCTGCAGAGCTACGAGAGCACACCCCACCTGCTGGAGCACCTGAAGAGCCACTCGGGGAAGACCCCCGGCGGCGCCAAGGAGAAGAAGCACCCGTGCGACCACTGCGACCGCCGCTTCTACACGCGCAAGGACGTGCGCCGCCACATGGTGGTGCACACCGGCCGCAAGGACTTCCTGTGCCAGTTCTGCGCCCAGCGCTTCGGCCGCAAGGACCACCTGACCCGGCACGTGAAAAAGAGCCACTCGCAGGAGCTGCTGAAGATCAAGGCGGAGGCGCAGGATGTGCCCCCCCGCCCAATCAAGGAGGAGCTCAGCCCTGTCATTTGCATGGCGACTGGCCCGCTTCCCATGGGCCTCTACGGCCCCCATCTGCAGGCCACGCCAACCTCAGGGGCCCCGTACCATTCTCTGGTGCCCGGATCGCTGTCGCCGGCTATGGCGATGGGGTGCCACATGgagccccccacctccctccaccagcatcaccaccacccccgACATCACCCCTTccactccccccacacacccccaccccttcaccagcaccagcaccagcaccagcaccagtcTGGATCTACCTCATACCTGAAGATGGAGATGGAGTCCTTTCTTATGGACCTGCAGAGTGGCCTGTCAGGTTCTACCCTGGCTGAGCCCGCCGGCACCCCCTCCCCGCCAAGGGGGGTACTGGACCTCCCCCAGGCCCTGCAGGGTGAGATGCCCAAGAGCCCTGCCCCCATTACCGAGTCTCTGTGCGCCACCAGCATGGACATGTCCCACCTGATGGGCTTCCTGCCACTTAACCTGCCCCCCTACAGCGCCCCCCTGAGCACAGGGGGACTGGCCATGAGCTACAGcacatcttcctcctcctcctcctcttcttctcatGGTGCAGAGCTCCATGCAGCATCTCTTACTTCTCTACAGCCACAACCTCAGGACCCCCAAGGACTGGGTGGGGCCTccctgcacccacccccctcagtGTTCAGCAGCAGTACCACACTGCCGCGTTTTCACCAAGCCTTTCAGTGA